TGACGTGCGAAGATTACGAGTTCGACGGCATGGCCCTCCCGAGCGTGAGCGCCTCCGCTTCGAGGGACAGCGAAGGCAGGATCCACGTCTCCCTCGCCAACATCAATCCCAAAAAGGCCCTGGAGGTTGAGATCGACGTGCGTGGGGCGGAGCGACCTACACGGGTGCGCGGAGAAATCATCACTTCTCCAGCGATGAATGACTACAATGACTTTGGAAAACCGGAAAAGGTGAGTATCAGGCCTTTCTCAGGATGGAGGATAGAGAAGAATACACTCGCCGTTTCCCTGCCATCCAAGTCTGTGGTCACGCTGGAGATCAAGTAGGAGGGTGGTGCCGACGGCCGACGCTCATCATGGCTGCGGAGGCAAGGCCGGACGTCCAAGATAGCGCCAGTCGTGCTCTGGTTGCGAGACCACTCCACACCCCTCGGTCGAGAATAGCAGAAACCACTATCTGTATCAGGCGCAAGACAACTGCAAAGGCCCGAGGCGTCGGGTCTCAGCATTCCTTGTAATCGAACTCAACAGTTCATGCCGCAGGGACTCTAGCAATTCGGGCTGATCTGCCCATGCGCAACCCAGCCTGCCCTCTCACCGCGAACCGTCCTCTGCGATGTCCCGCTCCGAGAGGCCCAGGCCTTTCCGTCGACCAAAGATTGCCTTAGAGCCAAAGCAAAGCACCCTTCCGCCGGTAGAATCTGTCCCAGGGGAAGATCGTGGTCTTCGACCTCCGCAAGTTGCAGCGAGAGCTCAGGATTGGGCGACATGCGGCGATTCAAACATGGGAAGCCATCCTGGTAAGCCCTGATTTCTTTGGCCAGGAGTCCAACGACGGGCATTCTTCTCGAGGAGCACGCGCCCCGAGAAGCAACTGCAAGGCTAGGCTGCTTCACCAGTACCGATACAGGCGCACCCGCTGCAGGCCAAACTGGCCAAAGGGGATGCGCAGGTGCCTGCCCTGATGACTCTCGTCCCCGTTCAGTCGACGGCGCGGCACAAACCGACATCTGACGAAGCTCCCTTCATCGATTTGGGCAATCCCTGCTACTTGCCGCGTTCCCTCTGCGAAAGAGAAGGTGACGATGATGCCGCTGCCGGCGACGATGAACTCGTCACGGTCGGTCCTGAGAATGAGCCCTCCGACTTCGGGCCAGGAGGTCAAGTTCTCCGGCCGCCTTGCCCACTTGAAGGTAAAGTCATGCGCCACGGTCAAGACGTAGGGGTCGAAGTTGACGACGGCCTTCTGCTTCTCCTGACCCAGCAGGACTCCTGCCCGCTTGTCCCGACCTACGTAGTCAGGCAAGATCGGAGCCAACTCGCCCAGGAGCCGGTAGGCCTCTCCCAGGGGGTGCGAGCCTGGATCAGCGATGGACTCGATAGCGAAGGGGGAAAAACCGAGGGCATCGTGCTGGCCAACCGCGTAGAGCGCATACACGGCCGCCTGCTCTCCGCGGCTTGCCTCGGGTACAAACAGCGGATTCCCTGCATGGGTGTACTGCTCGCACCAGTTGGCAAAATCGGTGAAGTAAATATCGGGAGCGAAAAAGTCGATCGCCTGAGCGCCAGCCTGCCAAATGTCCAACAAGTGCGGCAGAGGGCCACCGCTGGGGTACTCTCCAGGCCGGTGCCCTGGCCTGTTCAGGGCAGCATTCACAAACATGGGAAGCGGGTACTCCTCTTTGCCCGCCGCCGCGACTTCGTCCACGTACCGGCACAGATACCACGCGGTGAATAGCTCCTCGGTGCGCTCCCCCGGGCCGAAAACCTCTTCCCATTTCCCGGAGGTACGAAACCCACTCTTGCTCCATAGTTCCGCAAGCTCTGGACGTAGGCTCTCCCGGTGGGAGACCAAGTACTGCATCAACGCGGCGGGGACTTCGCCGGCGAGTAACTCGGTCGCCTTCTCCCCGTAGTCCCGCGGGTCAGGTATCATTCCCACTTCGTTTTCCACCTGGACCATGAGCACGGTGCCCCGGCCGCCGTCACATTTGCGCAGGTGACGCATCAAGCTGCGGAAGGCGCGGGCGTCCGCTTCGCGGTTCGCCTCGTGGAACGGCGAGAGGATCTCAAGTGGCCGTCCGGATCGGTCGCGGGCGCGTGGGAAGCGATCTGGATTAGCCTTCACCCACAGGGGAGCATAGCAGGACATGC
The Calditrichota bacterium genome window above contains:
- a CDS encoding DUF5597 domain-containing protein; its protein translation is MVTLSAVAATSVFAAGIPRLAKQGGAVQLLVDDKPFLILGGELGNSTASDLQALAAVWPKCAQLGLNTVLAPVYWELLEPQEGVYDYALVDGLIAQARQHGFRLVLLWFGSWKNSMSCYAPLWVKANPDRFPRARDRSGRPLEILSPFHEANREADARAFRSLMRHLRKCDGGRGTVLMVQVENEVGMIPDPRDYGEKATELLAGEVPAALMQYLVSHRESLRPELAELWSKSGFRTSGKWEEVFGPGERTEELFTAWYLCRYVDEVAAAGKEEYPLPMFVNAALNRPGHRPGEYPSGGPLPHLLDIWQAGAQAIDFFAPDIYFTDFANWCEQYTHAGNPLFVPEASRGEQAAVYALYAVGQHDALGFSPFAIESIADPGSHPLGEAYRLLGELAPILPDYVGRDKRAGVLLGQEKQKAVVNFDPYVLTVAHDFTFKWARRPENLTSWPEVGGLILRTDRDEFIVAGSGIIVTFSFAEGTRQVAGIAQIDEGSFVRCRFVPRRRLNGDESHQGRHLRIPFGQFGLQRVRLYRYW